In Cicer arietinum cultivar CDC Frontier isolate Library 1 chromosome 1, Cicar.CDCFrontier_v2.0, whole genome shotgun sequence, one DNA window encodes the following:
- the LOC101502173 gene encoding cell division cycle protein 48 homolog, with the protein MSQPESSDSKSGKKDFSTAILERKKSPNRLVVDEAVNDDNSVVAMHPQTMEKLGLFRGDTILIKGKKRKDTICIALADDTCEEPRIRMNKVVRSNLRVRLGDVVSVHQCPDVKYGKRVHILPIDDTIEGVTGNLFDAFLKPYFLEAYRPVRKGDLFLVRGGMRSVEFKVIETDPGEYCVVAPDTEIFCEGEPVKREDEERLDEVGYDDVGGVRKQMAQIRELVELPLRHPQLFKSIGVKPPKGILLYGPPGSGKTLIARAVANETGAFFFCINGPEIMSKLAGESESNLRKAFEEAEKNAPSIIFIDEIDSIAPKREKTHGEVERRIVSQLLTLMDGLKSRAHVIVMGATNRPNSIDPALRRFGRFDREIDIGVPDEIGRLEVLRIHTKNMKLSDEVDLERISKDTHGYVGADLAALCTEAALQCIREKMDLIDLEDETIDAEILNSMAVTNEHFQTALGTSNPSALRETVVEVPNVSWDDIGGLENVKRELQETVQYPVEHPEKFEKFGMSPSKGVLFYGPPGCGKTLLAKAIANECQANFISVKGPELLTMWFGESEANVREIFDKARQSAPCVLFFDELDSIATQRGSSVGDAGGAADRVLNQLLTEMDGMSAKKTVFIIGATNRPDIIDPALLRPGRLDQLIYIPLPDEDSRHNIFKACLRKSPIAKDVDLRALARYTQGFSGADITEICQRACKYAIRENIEKDIEQERKRKENPEAMDEDMVDEEVAEIKAAHFEESMKYARRSVSDADIRKYQAFAQTLQQSRGFGSEFRFADTAGNRTSTGADPFATTTAGGADEDDLYS; encoded by the exons ATGTCTCAACCCGAATCATCTGACTC GAAATCGGGGAAGAAAGACTTCTCCACCGCGATTCTGGAACGCAAGAAGTCGCCGAATCGGCTTGTTGTGGATGAAGCTGTTAATGATGACAACTCTGTCGTCGCTATGCATCCCCAAACCATGGAAAAATTGGGGCTTTTCCGTGGTGACACTATCCTCATCAAG GGCAAGAAACGAAAGGATACTATTTGTATAGCTCTTGCTGATGATACATGTGAGGAACCTAGGATTAGGATGAACAAAGTTGTGAGGTCGAATCTGCGGGTTCGGCTTGGAGATGTTGTGTCTGTGCACCAGTGTCCTGATGTCAAGTATGGGAAACGGGTGCACATTCTGCCTATTGATGATACAATTGAAGGTGTCACTGGCAATCTCTTTGATGCTTTCTTGAAAC CCTATTTCTTGGAGGCTTATCGTCCCGTCAGAAAAGGAGATCTATTTCTTGTTCGTGGAGGAATGAGAAGTGTAGAGTTTAAGGTCATTGAAACTGATCCTGGCGAGTACTGTGTGGTTGCTCCAGACACTGAGATATTCTGCGAGGGGGAGCCTGTGAAAAGAGAGGATGAAGAAAGGCTTGATGAAGTTGGTTATGATGATGTAGGTGGTGTTAGGAAGCAAATGGCACAGATTCGTGAGTTGGTTGAGCTTCCACTGAGGCATCCACAACTTTTTAAGTCAATTGGAGTGAAACCACCCAAAGGAATTTTGCTATATGGACCCCCGGGTTCTGGGAAGACACTAATAGCAAGAGCTGTTGCTAATGAAACTGGAGCTTTCTTCTTTTGCATTAATGGACCTGAGATTATGTCCAAACTGGCTGGAGAGAGTGAAAGCAATCTTAGGAAAGCATTTGAAGAAGCTGAAAAGAATGCACCATCCATCATCTTTATTGATGAAATTGATTCTATTGCACCCAAGCGGGAGAAGACACACGGTGAAGTTGAAAGAAGGATTGTTTCACAACTTTTGACTCTTATGGATGGACTAAAATCTCGTGCTCATGTTATTGTTATGGGTGCCACTAATCGTCCGAATAGCATTGACCCAGCATTGAGAAGGTTTGGTAGATTTGATAGGGAAATTGATATCGGtgttccagatgaaatcggccGACTTGAAGTCCTTCGCATACATACCAAAAACATGAAGCTCTCTGACGAA GTTGATTTGGAGAGAATTTCAAAAGATACTCATGGATATGTTGGTGCTGACCTTGCTGCCCTTTGCACTGAAGCTGCTTTGCAATGCATTAGGGAGAAGATGGACCTCATTGACTTAGAGGACGAGACTATTGATGCTGAAATACTGAATTCCATGGCAGTTACGAATGAACATTTCCAGACTGCACTTGGAACAAGCAACCCATCAGCTTTACGTGAAact GTTGTTGAGGTGCCTAATGTCAGTTGGGATGACATTGGAGGCCTTGAGAATGTCAAGCGTGAACTGCAAGAG ACTGTTCAATATCCTGTTGAGCACCCAGAGAAGTTTGAGAAATTTGGGATGTCACCATCAAAAGGAGTTCTCTTCTATGGTCCTCCGGGATGTGGAAAAACTTTGTTAGCCAAAGCAATTGCTAATGAATGTCAAGCTAATTTCATCAGTGTGAAAGGCCCGGAATTGCTTACAATGTGGTTTGGTGAAAGTGAAGCCAATGTTAGAGAAATTTTTGACAAGGCCAGACAATCAGCTCCATGTGTCCTCTTTTTTGATGAGCTTGATTCCATTGCCACTCAG AGAGGAAGCAGTGTTGGGGATGCTGGTGGTGCGGCTGATAGAGTTCTAAACCAACTTCTGACAGAAATGGATGGCATGTCTGCCAAAAAGACCGTTTTCATTATTGGGGCAACTAACAGGCCTGACATCATTGATCCAGCACTTCTCCGGCCAGGCCGTCTAGATCAGTTGATCTATATTCCTCTTCCTGATGAGGATTCCCGTCACAATATCTTCAAGGCCTGCTTGAGGAAGTCACCAATCGCGAAAGATGTTGATTTGAGAGCATTGGCTAGGTATACTCAAGGTTTTAGTGGTGCCGACATTACAGAAATATGCCAGCGAGCATGCAAATATGCTATCAGAGAAAACATAGAGAAG GACATAGAGCAAGAGAGGAAGAGGAAGGAAAACCCCGAGGCCATGGATGAAGACATGGTCGACGAAGAAGTTGCAGAGATCAAGGCAGCTCATTTCGAAGAGTCAATGAAGTATGCACGTAGGAGTGTTAGTGACGCTGATATACGCAAATACCAAGCATTTGCTCAGACCTTGCAACAATCGAGGGGGTTCGGAAGTGAATTTAGGTTTGCAGATACTGCTGGAAATAGGACTAGTACCGGAGCTGACCCCTTTGCAACTACAACTGCTGGCGGAGCTGATGAAGATGATCTATATAGTTAG